The proteins below come from a single Dehalococcoidia bacterium genomic window:
- a CDS encoding GLUG motif-containing protein: MKRVGGDFKESDMSRPGFVAVVFTTIFMFCALLAGFLVLSSQEANAFTGGGNGTSGDPYLVTNISLLQEMNNELNAYYALSNTITITSWSDPSGFLPVGTDTDPFIGSFDGRGYTIRGLYINRPNNDDVGLFGCIGPTAEIVNVSLFDAKITGMINVGALVGCNNGGTVTDSSSTGPTGYVKGTNSVGALVGRNYNDGLVTGSYAASKVEGNDAIGGLVGENYQGEVTDSYATGNVQGVNTVGGLVGWNYYSIVTDSRASGTVSGSSDVGGLVGWNDDNSTVTDSFATGTVDGDSDAGGLVGENWGTITGSYAEGDVEGIYDCIGGIVGRNYNFGLVEYSYAKGNVEGSNAVGGLVGENNGGTVTESYAAGSATGIEDCVGGLVGRNYNYGEVTYSYATATVNGSGLVGGLVGENNGGSVIYSYAAGAVNGSDLVGGLVGRNYNGGAVSYSFYDRQTTNQSDSGKGVPKTTAELKTLETFSDSYWNIEENLTNLNNGYPYLSWQLSGGSGTTIWYIYNPLCPPPDLPTTPYPLGGATDVPVSVTLDWAACADANLYNVYFSTTASPTYRGSTTASSYILSNLPYSTTFYWRVVAVNDCGSTWGPIWSFTTVCALPSVPQAPSPANNSTNSATNISLSWNASTNAVLYNVYFGTSAAPAYHGNTSNNSYQLPALNYSTKYYWQVIALSSSTCGSNSSVWNFTTAVAPTPTPTPTPTPSTTPTPTSTATAPPADDDGTPAWFWILVVLDVILTVAMVAAVYIVAKRRNQKKRGAAVKAEGSKKLFRLPRLRRGAPTPPESEEEE, encoded by the coding sequence ATGAAACGCGTCGGAGGCGATTTCAAGGAGTCCGACATGTCGCGACCTGGATTTGTTGCGGTAGTCTTCACGACCATATTTATGTTCTGCGCCCTGCTGGCCGGGTTTCTTGTCCTGTCTTCACAAGAAGCGAACGCGTTTACTGGCGGCGGTAACGGAACCTCGGGAGATCCCTACCTGGTTACAAACATTTCACTGCTCCAGGAGATGAACAACGAACTGAACGCCTATTATGCATTGTCCAATACAATAACCATCACCAGTTGGAGCGACCCCTCCGGCTTCCTGCCCGTAGGAACCGATACAGATCCATTCATCGGCAGCTTCGATGGACGAGGTTATACCATAAGAGGACTTTACATAAACCGCCCCAATAACGACGATGTGGGACTATTCGGATGCATAGGGCCTACTGCGGAGATTGTGAATGTTAGCCTGTTCGACGCAAAGATTACAGGAATGATAAACGTCGGCGCTCTTGTAGGATGCAACAATGGAGGCACGGTAACCGATTCATCATCCACCGGCCCTACGGGATACGTGAAAGGAACCAACAGCGTCGGCGCGCTCGTGGGAAGAAACTATAACGACGGTTTGGTGACCGGCTCATACGCCGCCTCCAAAGTGGAAGGGAACGACGCCATCGGCGGACTCGTAGGAGAGAATTACCAGGGGGAGGTCACTGACTCATACGCCACGGGTAATGTGCAGGGAGTGAACACTGTCGGCGGACTCGTGGGGTGGAACTACTACAGCATCGTGACCGACTCACGTGCTTCGGGAACCGTAAGCGGAAGTTCCGATGTCGGCGGACTCGTGGGATGGAATGACGACAACAGCACCGTGACCGATTCATTTGCTACAGGAACGGTTGATGGAGACTCGGATGCCGGCGGGCTCGTGGGAGAGAACTGGGGCACCATAACCGGCTCATATGCTGAAGGCGATGTGGAAGGGATTTATGACTGTATAGGCGGTATTGTGGGAAGAAACTACAATTTTGGCCTTGTGGAATACTCCTACGCCAAAGGCAATGTGGAAGGAAGTAACGCCGTCGGCGGGCTCGTGGGAGAGAACAACGGCGGCACGGTGACAGAATCGTATGCCGCGGGAAGTGCAACAGGAATCGAGGATTGTGTCGGCGGGCTCGTGGGAAGAAATTATAACTACGGTGAGGTGACATACTCATACGCCACGGCAACCGTGAACGGAAGCGGTCTGGTAGGCGGGCTCGTGGGAGAGAACAATGGTGGCTCGGTGATCTACTCATACGCCGCGGGAGCCGTTAACGGAAGCGATCTGGTTGGAGGACTGGTCGGAAGAAACTATAACGGCGGCGCGGTTTCATACAGTTTCTATGACCGGCAAACCACCAACCAGTCTGACTCCGGCAAAGGCGTGCCGAAGACCACCGCTGAGTTGAAGACCTTGGAAACCTTCTCCGACTCCTACTGGAATATCGAGGAAAACCTGACAAACCTTAATAACGGTTATCCTTACCTGTCATGGCAGTTGTCGGGCGGTTCCGGTACCACCATCTGGTATATTTATAATCCTTTATGTCCCCCGCCGGACCTGCCCACCACCCCGTATCCGTTGGGCGGCGCAACGGACGTGCCGGTTAGCGTGACCCTGGACTGGGCCGCATGCGCTGACGCAAATCTATATAATGTATATTTCTCTACCACCGCATCTCCTACATATCGCGGCAGCACCACCGCCAGCAGCTACATCCTGTCTAATCTGCCATACAGTACAACTTTTTACTGGCGTGTAGTGGCCGTCAATGATTGCGGAAGTACCTGGGGACCTATATGGAGCTTCACAACTGTATGCGCTCTCCCTTCCGTGCCGCAAGCGCCGTCTCCAGCCAATAATTCCACTAACTCTGCTACAAATATTTCGCTGAGCTGGAATGCCTCCACAAATGCCGTTTTATATAATGTATACTTCGGCACTTCCGCAGCGCCAGCTTATCACGGGAATACAAGCAACAACAGTTACCAGTTGCCGGCGCTTAACTACAGCACAAAGTATTACTGGCAGGTGATAGCTCTCAGCAGTTCAACCTGCGGTAGTAATAGCTCTGTATGGAACTTTACGACCGCTGTTGCGCCAACTCCGACACCCACGCCTACACCAACGCCATCGACTACACCCACGCCCACTTCTACGGCAACAGCGCCCCCGGCTGATGACGACGGGACCCCGGCATGGTTCTGGATTCTTGTAGTGCTGGACGTTATCTTAACAGTTGCGATGGTGGCGGCGGTATATATAGTGGCAAAGAGGCGGAATCAGAAAAAACGAGGGGCCGCAGTAAAAGCTGAAGGCTCGAAAAAGCTCTTCCGTCTTCCCCGACTTCGCCGCGGCGCTCCGACCCCGCCGGAGAGCGAAGAGGAAGAGTAG
- a CDS encoding response regulator transcription factor has product MDKIKVVIIDEHAFFRAGVRQILSQQPDLEVLECDPTQDGLEFIEATLPDVALLGSDLASLSGIELGRTIAQHYPNTKVIVLSPDPDDEVLFEVIKTAAAACLSKGASADDLANTIRRTCKGEYPINESLMTSPKVAKRVLNEFRGVTKTMEGLAAPLTSRETQILAYIAEGNSNKEIARILDISEQTIKNHVSAILRKLNANDRAHAVALALRNGWITPANF; this is encoded by the coding sequence ATGGATAAGATCAAGGTAGTGATAATTGATGAGCATGCGTTCTTCAGAGCCGGAGTGCGACAGATACTGTCTCAACAACCTGATCTGGAAGTATTGGAATGCGACCCAACACAGGATGGGCTTGAGTTTATTGAAGCTACTCTCCCTGATGTCGCTTTGCTTGGTTCCGACCTGGCTAGCCTCAGCGGGATTGAGTTGGGTAGAACGATTGCTCAACACTACCCCAATACCAAAGTGATAGTGCTAAGTCCCGATCCTGATGATGAGGTGCTTTTTGAAGTCATTAAGACTGCCGCGGCAGCCTGCTTGAGCAAGGGGGCCTCTGCCGACGATCTGGCTAATACTATAAGACGAACCTGCAAGGGCGAATATCCCATCAATGAGAGTTTGATGACCAGTCCTAAGGTTGCCAAGCGTGTATTAAACGAATTCCGCGGCGTCACTAAAACTATGGAAGGCCTGGCCGCTCCCCTTACCAGCAGGGAAACTCAGATTCTGGCCTACATCGCGGAGGGTAACTCAAATAAAGAGATCGCCCGTATTCTGGATATCAGCGAGCAGACGATTAAGAACCATGTTAGCGCTATTCTCCGTAAGCTTAATGCTAATGATAGGGCACACGCTGTGGCTCTCGCCCTGCGTAATGGTTGGATTACACCGGCAAACTTCTAA
- a CDS encoding GGDEF domain-containing protein has protein sequence MSGTEWFDSLTELLSRQGVLDKLRELIALSERYKHNLSVSLLDIDHLNRINERNGQFIGDAVLENVARIIHQNIRGSDIAGRYGDDEFIIVLPRSNLYAAMVTAERIRNTIQNAEMKDAEENMFAVTVSQGLSSWEQGEDAKALLSRAEENLIKAKQNGRNRVEM, from the coding sequence ATGAGCGGAACCGAGTGGTTTGATTCACTGACCGAACTGTTAAGCCGTCAAGGCGTTTTGGACAAACTGCGTGAATTAATCGCTCTTTCCGAGCGCTATAAGCATAATTTGAGCGTTAGCTTATTGGACATCGATCATTTGAACAGGATAAATGAACGTAATGGCCAGTTCATCGGAGATGCAGTTCTAGAGAATGTTGCCAGGATAATTCACCAAAATATCCGCGGCTCGGATATAGCGGGACGATATGGGGATGATGAGTTCATAATTGTTTTGCCCCGCTCCAATTTGTATGCAGCCATGGTTACAGCCGAGCGAATCCGAAATACGATTCAGAACGCTGAGATGAAAGACGCGGAAGAGAATATGTTCGCCGTAACTGTCAGTCAAGGGCTGTCCAGTTGGGAACAGGGTGAGGATGCAAAAGCTCTTCTCTCCCGTGCGGAGGAGAACCTCATCAAGGCTAAACAAAACGGCCGCAACCGAGTGGAAATGTAG
- a CDS encoding helix-turn-helix domain-containing protein, protein MLEGGAQKDGMLTLNEVARLLHVHPNTLRRWCKDGRIQSYRIAPRGDRRFKQEEIARFLAENNAKVGNG, encoded by the coding sequence ATGTTGGAAGGTGGCGCCCAGAAAGACGGCATGCTGACACTGAATGAAGTAGCCCGGCTCCTCCACGTACATCCGAACACCCTGAGGCGCTGGTGCAAAGACGGAAGGATACAATCATACCGGATCGCCCCCAGAGGCGACCGCAGGTTTAAGCAAGAGGAAATCGCCCGTTTCCTGGCAGAGAACAATGCAAAGGTGGGCAACGGATAG
- a CDS encoding flagellin, whose translation MNGKFSKALVKFHKGEKGITGLETAIILIAFVTVAAVLAYSVLSAGVFSSEKGQEAVFSGLEEASASMQVLGSIYALGNVTSQQVTNVSFQLGTVLTGESVDLDNITVNIQDDTKIELDVADGGLYGFSGMLAPNEVVDIDIDVEGEGFVLEPYEYFTIEIIPQTGASLLFTKWLPGEIDAVMNLH comes from the coding sequence ATGAATGGCAAGTTTTCAAAAGCACTGGTAAAATTTCATAAGGGTGAAAAAGGTATCACAGGCCTTGAGACCGCCATCATACTCATTGCCTTTGTGACCGTAGCCGCGGTTCTGGCTTACAGCGTTCTGTCTGCAGGCGTCTTCTCGTCCGAGAAGGGCCAGGAGGCCGTGTTCAGCGGACTGGAAGAGGCGTCGGCATCCATGCAAGTGTTGGGCAGCATATACGCCCTAGGTAATGTAACATCGCAGCAAGTGACGAACGTCTCCTTCCAGCTCGGCACAGTGCTAACGGGTGAGAGCGTTGACCTCGATAATATCACAGTTAACATACAGGATGATACAAAGATTGAGCTGGACGTCGCTGATGGTGGTCTCTACGGATTCAGCGGCATGCTTGCCCCTAACGAAGTCGTAGATATCGATATAGACGTAGAGGGTGAAGGGTTTGTTCTGGAGCCTTACGAATACTTCACGATAGAGATCATCCCGCAGACGGGCGCTTCATTACTGTTCACGAAATGGCTGCCCGGTGAGATCGACGCAGTTATGAACCTGCATTAA
- a CDS encoding ATPase domain-containing protein yields the protein MARPDDEKEKKKIISTGHAEIDRRLGGGLPIGSLTLVEGESDAGKSVLCQQMIWGSLNDGYSVILFTTENTVKSLVSQMDSLGLGILDYLLLGRLKVYFMKQSNIRTQVNETFATILETIGKNERYQLIIVDSLTPMLPTASDVEVLHYIERCKHFCDNGRTVVNVTHSYALESGVLMRVRSASDAHLRLMIEKVGDKLVKTLEVAKVRGAAQSTGNVVTFDVEPEIGMKIMPLSKAKA from the coding sequence ATGGCTAGACCGGATGATGAAAAAGAAAAAAAGAAGATCATCTCAACGGGGCACGCCGAGATAGATAGAAGACTTGGCGGCGGCCTGCCTATCGGCTCACTGACACTGGTGGAAGGAGAATCGGATGCCGGGAAATCGGTGCTCTGCCAGCAGATGATATGGGGCTCGCTTAACGATGGTTACAGCGTCATCCTCTTCACCACCGAGAACACGGTAAAAAGCCTGGTGAGCCAGATGGACAGTCTGGGACTGGGCATTCTCGACTATCTTCTGCTGGGCAGGCTCAAGGTTTATTTTATGAAGCAGTCAAATATCAGGACACAGGTCAATGAAACGTTCGCGACTATATTGGAGACGATTGGTAAAAATGAACGGTATCAGCTCATTATAGTAGATTCTTTAACCCCCATGCTTCCAACCGCCAGCGATGTGGAAGTCCTGCACTACATAGAGCGCTGCAAGCACTTTTGCGATAACGGAAGGACTGTCGTCAATGTCACTCACAGCTATGCCCTGGAAAGCGGCGTATTAATGCGTGTCAGGTCGGCATCAGATGCCCATCTGAGGCTGATGATCGAAAAGGTCGGCGACAAGCTGGTCAAGACCCTCGAGGTGGCAAAGGTCAGAGGCGCGGCTCAGAGCACCGGCAACGTGGTGACCTTTGACGTCGAGCCGGAGATAGGTATGAAAATTATGCCTCTCTCCAAGGCCAAAGCATAA
- a CDS encoding type II/IV secretion system ATPase subunit, translating into MVAQPQVEENKARGSAKTAPSGQVFSEALRKACEESPHLLEYVNQLSADIGIPEYVPKLSRKMSEDTKPNLIYPTSAKGIFIHILYDENGDMHNYIAVEPTTTVDLSSIMEKVEDACIAISEHIPGIDPYADRQEQLLKYVEQVTTFKKAAGQSPMQKYFKFLRPKETESVEKVKVTRRELEGIKYLFIREKVRMGVLDPLIADPYIEDVSCAGLGNVFVAHKIFGSLKSTISFSNMDELDEFVIRLAERVGKAVTIRQPIADASLPDGSRINIVYGRDVSKRGSNFSIRKFSEVPLSIFDIVEFGTIDYMILAYLSLAIGNGMNIFIAGESASGKTALLNALTVFISPQAKIVSIEDTPELQVPQQNWCREVVQTTKADDTSGAITMFDLLRAALRQRPNEIIVGEIRGKEGNVVFQAMQTGHSAMSTFHASTIEKLIQRITGDPILVPKTYLDNLNIVVLMGIVRLPNGQTARRLTSIAEIVGWDSASQSFNITEAFRHDEVTDTFEFNGYMTSYIMEYKIAPMLGIPANQITKIYAELKRRAAILETLHKQKGVSGFYEVLDVLGKAQREGQL; encoded by the coding sequence ATGGTAGCGCAACCTCAGGTTGAGGAGAATAAGGCTAGAGGGTCTGCGAAAACCGCACCATCCGGACAGGTTTTCTCGGAAGCCCTTAGAAAGGCGTGTGAAGAAAGCCCTCACCTCCTCGAGTACGTGAATCAATTAAGCGCCGACATCGGAATTCCCGAATACGTGCCTAAGCTCTCCAGGAAGATGTCCGAGGATACAAAGCCGAACCTTATCTATCCTACCAGCGCCAAAGGCATCTTCATTCATATCTTGTATGATGAAAACGGCGACATGCACAACTATATCGCTGTCGAGCCAACCACAACGGTGGACTTGAGCAGCATTATGGAAAAGGTCGAGGACGCATGCATAGCCATAAGCGAGCACATACCGGGCATCGATCCTTATGCGGACAGGCAGGAACAGCTTCTTAAATATGTCGAGCAGGTCACCACTTTCAAGAAAGCTGCCGGTCAAAGTCCGATGCAGAAGTATTTCAAGTTCCTGCGTCCCAAAGAAACCGAGAGCGTGGAAAAGGTTAAAGTTACCCGCAGGGAGCTTGAAGGGATAAAATATCTCTTTATACGCGAAAAGGTCCGCATGGGGGTCCTCGATCCGCTCATAGCCGACCCTTATATCGAAGACGTAAGCTGCGCGGGATTAGGGAACGTGTTCGTTGCGCACAAGATTTTCGGGAGCCTCAAAAGCACAATCTCCTTTTCCAATATGGATGAACTGGATGAATTCGTTATTCGACTGGCCGAGCGGGTAGGCAAGGCGGTCACGATCAGACAGCCTATCGCCGATGCCTCTCTCCCCGACGGGTCACGGATTAACATCGTCTACGGCCGCGACGTTTCCAAGCGCGGCTCCAACTTCAGTATTCGTAAATTCAGCGAGGTGCCTCTGTCTATTTTCGATATAGTGGAATTCGGCACCATCGATTATATGATACTGGCGTACCTTTCCCTCGCCATCGGCAACGGCATGAATATCTTCATCGCCGGTGAATCTGCGTCAGGCAAGACCGCCCTCCTGAATGCCCTGACCGTCTTCATTTCCCCGCAGGCCAAGATCGTATCCATCGAGGATACCCCCGAACTGCAGGTGCCTCAGCAGAATTGGTGCAGAGAGGTGGTCCAGACCACAAAGGCCGATGATACCAGCGGAGCGATAACCATGTTTGACCTGCTCAGAGCGGCGCTGCGGCAGAGACCCAACGAGATCATCGTGGGAGAAATCAGAGGCAAAGAGGGAAACGTGGTGTTTCAAGCGATGCAGACCGGACACTCGGCTATGTCCACCTTCCACGCGTCCACCATTGAGAAACTCATTCAGCGAATTACCGGAGACCCCATCCTGGTGCCCAAGACATATCTCGACAACCTGAACATCGTCGTGCTCATGGGCATAGTGCGGTTACCTAACGGACAGACGGCACGCCGGTTGACTAGTATTGCGGAAATCGTAGGATGGGACTCTGCGTCGCAGAGCTTCAATATCACGGAAGCCTTTCGCCATGATGAGGTAACCGATACTTTTGAGTTCAACGGCTACATGACCAGTTATATCATGGAATATAAGATCGCCCCAATGTTAGGGATTCCAGCCAACCAGATAACTAAGATATATGCCGAGCTAAAGAGACGGGCTGCTATTCTGGAGACTCTGCACAAACAAAAAGGGGTTTCCGGTTTCTACGAGGTGCTCGACGTGCTGGGCAAAGCGCAGAGGGAAGGACAACTATAG
- a CDS encoding type II/IV secretion system ATPase subunit, translated as MTTTTQTSIEKRPGDSVLRRRDIEEAMPESLRAVCREHPHVFDYISGLPLSEVGMPEYVPELTRKMGDSKQPNYIYPAHFKGVFIHVLFSNTDVRHQYIPIEPSTEGLKDLMQQMEVKLLALRTKLPRIDPDGDKQAQLLDILDLVVSVDAQASKSSILDRNVGFLRKGGPAVPKLKVTKRELDALRYLFVRDKLGMRVMDPLMQDPYIEDISCSGTGNLFVEHKIFKSLKTTITFSTHEELDEYVIWLSERVKRPVTNKKPIQDTVLPDGSRINIVYGRNVSRRGSNYTIRKFSETPLSVFELLEFGTLNYQMLSYLSLAIGCGMNVFVSGETASGKTTLLNAVTTFIPPLAKVVSLEDTPELQVPHKHWLREVAKAAGADDTSGAVTMFDLLRAALRQRPDVIIVGEIRGKEGNVAFQAMQTGHSVMATFHAASVEKLIQRITGDPILVPKNYVESLNVVILTSQVKLPNGRKGRRLTGIAEIVSYDPVAEAFSFVESFKWDQTKDVFEFTGYMTSHVLENKVAPRIGISVHKRQNVYAEMERRAKILEKLHKEKGVTGFYEVLEVLSKAQRQGLF; from the coding sequence ATGACGACAACCACTCAAACTTCAATAGAAAAAAGACCGGGCGATAGTGTATTACGGCGCCGTGACATCGAAGAAGCGATGCCGGAATCGCTGAGGGCCGTTTGCCGGGAACACCCGCATGTGTTCGACTATATAAGCGGCTTGCCGCTGTCCGAGGTCGGCATGCCGGAGTACGTGCCGGAGCTGACGCGTAAGATGGGTGATAGCAAACAGCCTAATTACATCTACCCGGCCCACTTCAAAGGCGTTTTCATACATGTTTTATTTAGCAACACCGATGTCAGACATCAATACATACCGATAGAGCCTTCAACGGAAGGCCTCAAGGACCTGATGCAACAGATGGAGGTCAAACTTCTGGCACTGCGCACCAAGCTTCCACGCATCGATCCTGATGGAGACAAGCAGGCTCAGCTCCTGGATATATTAGACTTGGTGGTCAGCGTTGACGCGCAGGCATCCAAATCAAGCATCTTGGATAGAAATGTCGGTTTTCTGCGCAAAGGAGGCCCTGCCGTACCAAAACTGAAGGTGACAAAAAGGGAACTGGATGCGCTCCGGTATCTTTTTGTCCGCGATAAGCTTGGCATGAGGGTTATGGACCCTTTGATGCAGGATCCTTATATAGAAGACATCAGCTGTTCCGGCACGGGTAATCTCTTTGTTGAACATAAGATTTTCAAGAGTCTGAAAACCACGATTACCTTCTCCACACATGAGGAGCTTGACGAATACGTGATATGGCTGTCCGAACGCGTGAAGAGACCTGTTACCAATAAAAAGCCCATCCAGGATACAGTCCTTCCCGATGGATCACGCATAAATATCGTCTACGGACGGAATGTATCCAGGCGCGGTTCTAATTACACTATCCGTAAATTCAGCGAAACCCCGTTGTCTGTTTTCGAACTGTTAGAGTTCGGCACCCTTAACTACCAGATGCTTTCTTATCTATCACTGGCTATAGGATGTGGAATGAACGTTTTCGTATCCGGTGAGACCGCCTCCGGAAAAACCACTCTGCTGAATGCGGTGACCACCTTTATTCCACCGCTGGCCAAGGTGGTCAGCCTTGAGGACACGCCTGAACTGCAGGTGCCCCACAAGCACTGGCTCAGAGAAGTAGCCAAGGCCGCCGGAGCCGATGACACCAGCGGTGCGGTCACCATGTTTGACCTGCTCAGGGCAGCATTGCGGCAGAGACCGGACGTGATAATTGTGGGCGAAATCCGGGGCAAGGAAGGAAACGTGGCGTTCCAGGCAATGCAGACCGGACACTCTGTCATGGCCACCTTCCACGCGGCATCGGTGGAGAAACTGATCCAGCGTATCACTGGCGATCCCATTCTGGTTCCTAAGAACTATGTGGAGAGCCTTAACGTGGTTATTCTGACCAGCCAGGTAAAACTGCCTAACGGCAGGAAGGGGCGGAGACTTACAGGAATCGCCGAAATAGTGAGTTACGATCCTGTTGCAGAAGCCTTTTCCTTTGTAGAGAGTTTCAAATGGGACCAGACGAAGGACGTCTTTGAGTTCACAGGATATATGACCAGTCACGTCCTTGAGAACAAGGTAGCCCCCAGGATTGGCATCTCGGTTCATAAAAGGCAGAACGTATACGCAGAGATGGAGAGGCGGGCGAAAATATTAGAGAAGTTGCACAAGGAAAAGGGGGTCACCGGATTTTACGAGGTTCTTGAAGTATTGTCCAAAGCACAAAGGCAGGGGCTTTTCTAA
- a CDS encoding prepilin peptidase → MTEPVKASIINNLMEGIWIAVFVVLGTVVAGLLNVLIDRLPNNQSILSARSHCASCHHRLTIKDLIPVLSYLRLKGRCRYCQAPIPRRMLWVEIGTGALFGYLCWHYGLNIDLAIASFYCCLFVIIMAIDLEHQLILNKVTYPAMAAALLISVFSSEPGIVDAAIGGGIGLGLFLLIALVSRGGIGLGDVKLAALIGLVTGYPLVFIALVLAIIIVGLVAIMLLIIKKKKGKEGIPFGPYLSLAAIATLLYGAEILDWCLDIFQV, encoded by the coding sequence TTGACTGAACCGGTAAAAGCATCCATAATAAACAATCTGATGGAAGGTATCTGGATAGCTGTTTTCGTCGTGCTGGGAACGGTTGTAGCCGGCCTGCTTAATGTTTTAATCGATCGCTTGCCCAATAATCAGTCGATTCTATCCGCTCGTTCTCACTGTGCCTCGTGTCATCATCGCCTGACGATAAAAGACCTCATTCCTGTATTGAGTTATCTGCGGCTGAAAGGGCGTTGCCGCTACTGCCAAGCGCCTATTCCCAGACGCATGCTCTGGGTAGAAATCGGCACCGGGGCTCTTTTCGGCTACCTCTGCTGGCACTACGGACTGAATATTGATCTGGCGATTGCTTCCTTCTACTGCTGCCTGTTCGTCATCATCATGGCAATCGATTTAGAGCACCAGCTTATTCTTAACAAGGTGACTTACCCGGCTATGGCAGCGGCGCTGCTCATCAGCGTATTCTCATCCGAGCCGGGAATAGTTGACGCGGCCATAGGCGGCGGCATAGGCCTGGGGCTTTTTCTGCTGATTGCGCTTGTCAGCAGGGGAGGGATAGGATTGGGCGACGTAAAGCTGGCGGCACTGATAGGGCTGGTCACCGGCTATCCACTGGTATTCATTGCACTGGTTCTGGCGATTATTATTGTTGGCCTGGTCGCCATAATGCTACTCATTATCAAGAAAAAGAAAGGCAAGGAAGGCATCCCCTTCGGGCCATACCTTTCTTTAGCCGCCATAGCCACCCTGTTATATGGAGCTGAGATACTCGACTGGTGTCTGGATATATTTCAGGTTTAG
- a CDS encoding HD domain-containing phosphohydrolase, with the protein MEKQIKILIMENIPEDAERIELELEKTALNFISRHIKTKAEYLHYLERGAEVIIADYGLPNNSAMKSLDILKEQGLDIPLIMVADADYEDHAEECLNQGAADFILKNKLTHLGPAVIHALEKKPIHKVESRVDKAVPSDTQVRMQKVFEDTVHALAQVTESRDPFTAGHQKRVASLSYGIAYRLSPDNNHDFAEVLYLAGLVHDIGKVAVPIEILSKPTGITDLEMQVIKTHPKVGYDILKKIDFPWPIAEMVLQHHERLDGSGYPNRLKWKEIMIEARILGVADVVEAICYPRSYRSALTIEQAMEEVSKYKGTLYDHDVADVCTSIFKEAGFSFTRGLEECDALRDANLMKQQ; encoded by the coding sequence ATGGAAAAACAGATAAAAATACTGATTATGGAGAACATACCGGAGGACGCGGAACGCATAGAGCTAGAGCTTGAAAAGACCGCACTAAATTTTATATCTCGGCACATAAAGACGAAGGCTGAATACCTGCACTACCTGGAAAGAGGCGCGGAAGTTATCATCGCCGATTACGGCCTGCCTAACAACAGCGCTATGAAATCGCTGGATATATTGAAAGAGCAGGGGCTTGATATCCCCCTGATAATGGTTGCCGACGCTGACTACGAAGACCATGCCGAAGAATGCTTAAATCAGGGAGCGGCGGATTTCATACTGAAGAATAAGCTGACGCATCTGGGGCCAGCCGTCATTCACGCGCTGGAGAAGAAGCCAATACATAAGGTTGAATCCCGCGTCGATAAGGCAGTGCCGTCGGACACGCAGGTAAGGATGCAGAAAGTTTTTGAAGACACGGTCCACGCCCTGGCCCAGGTCACCGAGAGCAGAGACCCCTTCACCGCGGGCCACCAGAAAAGGGTCGCTTCCCTGTCTTACGGTATTGCCTACAGGCTCTCCCCCGATAACAATCATGATTTCGCCGAAGTCCTCTATCTGGCCGGACTTGTACATGATATCGGCAAGGTGGCCGTGCCCATCGAGATCCTGAGCAAGCCGACCGGCATCACCGATCTCGAAATGCAAGTCATTAAGACACACCCAAAGGTAGGCTACGATATATTAAAGAAAATAGATTTCCCGTGGCCTATCGCCGAAATGGTACTGCAACACCATGAGAGGCTGGACGGCTCAGGTTACCCCAACAGGCTCAAGTGGAAAGAGATCATGATAGAGGCCAGAATACTGGGCGTCGCGGATGTGGTTGAAGCCATATGCTATCCCCGCTCCTACAGATCCGCTCTAACCATCGAGCAGGCTATGGAAGAGGTCTCCAAGTACAAAGGCACTTTATACGATCACGACGTCGCTGATGTCTGCACGTCGATCTTCAAAGAAGCCGGCTTTTCCTTCACACGCGGCCTGGAGGAATGCGACGCGTTGCGCGACGCCAACCTAATGAAACAGCAATAA